One window from the genome of Alkalihalobacillus sp. LMS6 encodes:
- a CDS encoding ABC transporter ATP-binding protein codes for MILETKGLTKRFGGLTAVNQMDIGVEENKLTAIIGPNGAGKSTLFNLMSGYYPVSQGQVMYKNEDITKRKPHQVAKLGIARTFQSTKLFENATVFDNLIIGNRLRTKSNVLDTIFRTPRLRKEEALSRKKAEEVLAFVGLLDRKDQLIADISQEAKKRIAIALALATGPEIVFLDEPAAGVNPEETDGLAQLIRKMINTGLTVCLIEHKMKMVMELADHVIVINYGKKIAEGKPEDIRQNPAVIEAYLGGGS; via the coding sequence TTGATCTTAGAAACGAAAGGCTTAACAAAACGATTTGGTGGGCTAACGGCTGTTAATCAAATGGATATCGGAGTAGAGGAAAATAAATTAACCGCCATTATCGGTCCCAATGGTGCAGGGAAATCAACCTTATTTAATCTAATGAGTGGCTATTATCCAGTAAGTCAAGGGCAAGTGATGTATAAAAATGAAGACATCACTAAACGTAAACCTCACCAAGTCGCAAAGCTCGGGATTGCACGCACATTTCAGTCAACAAAGCTTTTTGAAAACGCCACAGTTTTTGATAATCTCATCATCGGAAATCGACTACGGACAAAATCAAATGTACTAGATACGATCTTTCGAACCCCTCGTTTAAGAAAAGAAGAAGCTTTATCAAGAAAAAAGGCGGAAGAAGTCTTAGCGTTTGTTGGGTTATTAGATCGAAAAGATCAACTGATTGCTGACATTTCTCAAGAAGCGAAGAAGCGAATTGCGATTGCATTAGCCCTTGCAACGGGACCAGAGATTGTGTTTTTAGATGAACCAGCTGCCGGAGTGAACCCTGAAGAGACGGATGGATTAGCTCAATTAATACGAAAAATGATTAACACAGGCCTGACGGTTTGTTTGATTGAGCACAAAATGAAGATGGTTATGGAATTAGCTGATCATGTCATCGTCATTAATTACGGTAAAAAAATTGCTGAAGGTAAGCCAGAAGACATTCGCCAAAATCCTGCAGTGATTGAAGCGTATTTAGGAGGCGGATCTTAA
- a CDS encoding branched-chain amino acid ABC transporter permease has product MRNAKSFVLPGVFVGIALVFPLLTSNQYFIYVLTIAFIWSIAVYGMNIIGGYTGQLSLAHAGFFAIGAYSLGILTVDVGMPFWVAFLCAIAITTTIGLLVGLVALRTKEHFFAIYTLCVGYIIYLVIYQWDELTGGVRGLIGIPAPTAIGPLSFDSGIGTYYLVLLFLLLTILFVKGIATSLVGRTYMAIRNSEDLAQTIGINTMKQKLISFVLSTLLAGVAGALYASTVRFIGPDLSYTMMTFDMLTYLIVGGIGTLFGPLVGTLLIVVLTQGLQFMEEYRMIVFGPLLVLLVIFYPKGIVGGIQQFLQRRKMRKNKQKAYSEQKGESI; this is encoded by the coding sequence ATGCGTAACGCGAAATCATTCGTTCTACCTGGCGTGTTCGTTGGCATTGCTCTCGTGTTTCCATTACTAACCTCGAATCAATATTTCATTTATGTGTTAACCATTGCGTTTATCTGGTCAATCGCGGTGTACGGGATGAATATTATTGGAGGGTATACAGGTCAATTATCGCTTGCTCACGCTGGTTTCTTTGCGATAGGGGCCTATTCATTAGGGATTTTAACAGTGGATGTCGGCATGCCATTTTGGGTCGCGTTTCTATGTGCAATTGCCATTACAACAACCATTGGTTTACTTGTTGGTTTAGTGGCTTTACGTACAAAAGAACATTTCTTTGCCATTTACACATTATGTGTAGGCTATATTATCTATTTGGTGATCTATCAATGGGATGAATTAACCGGAGGGGTTAGAGGCCTGATTGGTATACCTGCTCCAACAGCAATTGGACCACTTTCGTTTGATAGTGGAATAGGCACCTATTATTTAGTGTTACTGTTTCTTTTGCTTACAATTTTATTTGTGAAAGGGATCGCTACTTCATTGGTTGGTAGAACGTACATGGCAATCCGCAATTCTGAAGACCTTGCGCAAACAATTGGAATTAATACGATGAAGCAAAAGTTAATTTCCTTTGTCTTATCGACACTATTAGCAGGTGTCGCAGGGGCTTTGTATGCATCGACTGTACGGTTTATTGGTCCGGACCTCTCGTACACGATGATGACATTTGATATGCTCACCTACTTAATCGTCGGTGGAATTGGGACGTTGTTTGGTCCATTAGTAGGAACACTGTTAATCGTTGTATTAACACAAGGCCTTCAGTTTATGGAAGAGTACCGGATGATCGTATTCGGACCGCTACTCGTTCTTTTAGTTATCTTTTATCCAAAAGGGATTGTTGGCGGGATTCAACAATTTTTACAACGACGTAAAATGCGCAAAAACAAGCAGAAAGCGTATAGCGAGCAAAAGGGGGAATCCATTTGA
- a CDS encoding branched-chain amino acid ABC transporter permease produces the protein MDVLLQQIVNGLTVGSVYSLVALGLTLVYGILHIPNFAHGALYMVGGYITLLSMTSLGVPYFVAMFIAILVVGVLAMLMQRLVFHPLRHSPPIHDKIAAIGVLLFLEALVQLIWGAEYRSVTTPFTEVVSILGITVTQQRILIIFAAVIVMILLQLFLKKTKTGSAIVAMSQNREGAFLVGVNANKVALLTFFISGALAAVAASIASPINLVYPGMGHLVILKAFVIIIIGGMGSIPGAIVGGYILGITESLGATFISSTYSDLIAFVLLVFILTMRPQGLFAKKGAHANA, from the coding sequence ATGGACGTTTTACTCCAACAAATTGTCAATGGTTTAACGGTCGGAAGTGTGTATAGTTTAGTGGCTTTAGGATTAACGCTCGTCTATGGAATTCTGCACATCCCGAACTTTGCGCATGGTGCTCTTTACATGGTCGGTGGTTATATTACATTGCTTTCAATGACTTCACTTGGCGTTCCCTATTTCGTCGCAATGTTTATTGCCATTTTGGTTGTAGGCGTGCTAGCAATGTTGATGCAAAGGCTTGTATTCCATCCTTTACGTCATTCGCCACCTATTCATGACAAGATAGCAGCTATTGGTGTTTTATTATTTTTAGAAGCACTCGTTCAACTTATATGGGGAGCAGAATATCGATCTGTTACAACACCGTTCACCGAGGTCGTCTCCATTCTAGGTATTACCGTCACGCAACAACGGATTTTAATTATCTTTGCTGCGGTCATTGTTATGATTTTACTTCAGCTCTTTTTGAAAAAGACGAAAACTGGATCTGCTATTGTCGCAATGTCGCAAAATCGCGAAGGTGCATTTCTAGTTGGAGTGAATGCAAATAAAGTCGCCTTGTTAACATTTTTTATTTCAGGTGCATTAGCCGCGGTCGCCGCTTCCATTGCATCGCCTATTAATCTTGTGTATCCAGGCATGGGTCATCTTGTCATTTTAAAAGCATTCGTCATTATTATTATCGGTGGAATGGGGAGTATTCCTGGTGCAATCGTTGGTGGCTATATTCTCGGAATTACAGAGAGTTTGGGCGCAACCTTTATTTCAAGTACGTATAGCGATCTAATTGCTTTCGTTTTGTTAGTGTTCATTTTAACGATGCGTCCGCAAGGGTTATTTGCTAAAAAGGGGGCACACGCAAATGCGTAA
- a CDS encoding long-chain fatty acid--CoA ligase: MDKNDFRYEDVVIPNISLSTLFETAVQAYSQNIALTFYGRTYRYDELYQQVLSVANGLAEDGVKQGDRVALMLPNMPAYPISYFAIMYLGASVVQINPMYRPNELLYILQDANVSTIILHESLQPVFSEIREGSQVKRVYTTSFDKPSSFDRLLKSTPIQQKSAFVQPKEDVAVIQYTGGTTGRSKGAMLTHFNLVANAYQSSVTMNTDVEEEIVLTAIPLFHVYGMTSAMTTSFLRGSTILLLSKFDVAEMAKVIETERPTSFPGVPTMYMALIQYAKKYGSDFSSIQRCTSGSAPLPVEMIYKWKALTGADVLEGYGLSESSPVTHRNPFKGVQKPGSIGITVSNTEAKIVDMETGQRERKNGEVGELIIKGPQVMKGYLGMEVETAQTLRNDWLYTGDLAKQDEDGYFYIVGRKKELIIASGYNVYPIEVEKVLYQLHDVVEAAVVGIPDAYRGETVKAFIVKKEGSLLSESEVLNHCRLYLSPYKVPKFIQFEGAFPKTAVGKILKRKLIEEVNP; this comes from the coding sequence GTGGATAAGAACGACTTCCGATATGAGGATGTTGTTATTCCAAACATTTCTCTTTCCACCTTGTTTGAGACAGCTGTTCAAGCGTATTCCCAGAACATCGCCCTCACATTTTACGGCAGGACTTATCGCTATGATGAACTTTATCAACAAGTTCTAAGCGTCGCAAATGGATTAGCAGAAGATGGTGTGAAGCAAGGGGATCGGGTGGCGTTAATGCTACCGAATATGCCAGCGTACCCGATTAGTTACTTTGCTATTATGTATCTTGGTGCAAGTGTCGTTCAAATTAACCCAATGTATCGACCGAACGAACTGCTCTATATTTTACAGGATGCTAACGTAAGCACGATTATTTTGCATGAATCCTTGCAACCCGTCTTTTCTGAAATAAGAGAGGGTAGTCAAGTTAAACGGGTATACACGACATCCTTTGATAAGCCTTCAAGCTTTGATCGCTTACTTAAAAGCACACCGATTCAACAAAAAAGTGCGTTTGTTCAACCAAAAGAAGATGTAGCAGTGATTCAATATACTGGAGGAACGACTGGTCGATCAAAAGGCGCGATGCTTACCCATTTTAATCTTGTAGCGAACGCCTATCAGTCTTCAGTCACAATGAATACGGATGTGGAAGAAGAAATTGTTTTAACTGCGATCCCTTTATTTCACGTTTATGGCATGACGAGTGCTATGACAACAAGCTTTCTTCGTGGTAGTACGATTTTATTGTTATCGAAGTTTGATGTAGCTGAAATGGCAAAAGTGATTGAAACCGAACGTCCGACTAGTTTTCCAGGTGTGCCGACTATGTATATGGCGCTTATCCAGTACGCGAAAAAATATGGAAGTGATTTCTCTTCAATACAGCGTTGTACAAGTGGATCGGCTCCTCTACCGGTAGAAATGATTTACAAATGGAAAGCGTTAACTGGTGCAGATGTGTTAGAGGGTTATGGCCTTTCAGAGTCGTCTCCAGTCACACACCGCAATCCTTTTAAAGGTGTGCAAAAGCCTGGCAGTATTGGCATTACCGTGTCCAATACTGAAGCAAAAATTGTCGATATGGAAACAGGGCAAAGGGAACGTAAGAATGGTGAAGTAGGAGAACTAATTATAAAGGGACCACAAGTGATGAAAGGGTATCTCGGTATGGAAGTAGAGACTGCTCAAACATTACGAAATGACTGGCTGTACACTGGTGACTTGGCGAAACAAGATGAAGATGGCTACTTTTATATTGTAGGCAGAAAAAAAGAGCTTATTATTGCAAGCGGTTACAATGTATACCCAATCGAGGTGGAAAAAGTTCTTTATCAATTACATGATGTCGTTGAGGCAGCAGTGGTTGGGATACCAGATGCTTACAGAGGAGAGACTGTCAAAGCGTTTATAGTAAAAAAAGAAGGCAGTCTCCTATCAGAGTCAGAAGTGCTTAATCATTGTCGCTTGTACTTATCGCCTTACAAAGTTCCAAAGTTCATTCAGTTTGAAGGAGCTTTCCCAAAAACAGCTGTAGGGAAAATTTTAAAACGAAAGCTAATTGAAGAAGTCAACCCATAG
- a CDS encoding thiolase family protein yields MVEAVIVSAVRTPIARFGGSLAKMEPYEFGAIVMKEALKRAEVDGNEVEDVVFGNCLAGGGNMARVSLLQAGLPVEVAGLTVDRQCGSGINSVALASDHVKLNEQQIYIAGGTESMTRSPYLMAPQEKPFDRLPPSFLKRRLSPESIGDPPMGITAETVADFYNISRQEQDQYALQSQMRMAHAMENGFFEEQIISLHVPSQKGLTVFKEDEHPRPNSNIERLSQLKPVFKQNGTVTAGNASGVNDGAAALVVMSATQAKQRGLKPLAKIVNWVVAGVHPTMMGMGPVPAIQKLLQKTNVSLADIDLVEINEAFAAQILACNKELNIDMDKLNVNGGAIAHGHPIAATGSMLITKLCYEMQRSGAKNGIVSACVGGGQGIALLLESM; encoded by the coding sequence ATGGTCGAAGCTGTTATCGTGTCAGCTGTACGTACACCAATCGCACGTTTTGGAGGAAGTCTTGCAAAAATGGAGCCCTATGAGTTTGGCGCCATCGTTATGAAAGAAGCGTTAAAGCGTGCTGAAGTGGATGGAAATGAAGTGGAAGATGTAGTGTTTGGAAATTGTTTAGCCGGCGGTGGAAATATGGCGAGAGTCAGCTTACTGCAAGCAGGTTTACCCGTTGAAGTTGCAGGCTTAACTGTAGATCGTCAGTGTGGATCAGGAATTAATAGTGTTGCTCTTGCTAGTGATCATGTAAAGCTAAATGAACAGCAGATTTACATCGCTGGTGGAACAGAGAGTATGACACGGTCCCCTTATTTAATGGCACCCCAAGAAAAACCATTTGATCGTCTTCCACCTTCGTTTTTAAAACGAAGATTATCACCTGAATCGATTGGCGATCCTCCAATGGGGATTACAGCAGAAACCGTCGCTGATTTCTACAATATTTCTAGACAAGAGCAAGATCAATATGCACTTCAAAGTCAAATGCGGATGGCTCATGCAATGGAAAATGGTTTTTTTGAAGAACAAATCATTTCATTACATGTCCCTTCTCAAAAAGGGTTGACTGTATTTAAAGAAGATGAGCATCCACGACCAAATTCAAACATTGAACGATTAAGTCAATTAAAACCGGTGTTTAAGCAAAATGGAACGGTAACAGCAGGAAATGCTTCTGGTGTGAACGATGGGGCTGCTGCATTAGTTGTGATGTCAGCAACGCAAGCTAAGCAAAGAGGCTTAAAGCCATTAGCGAAAATCGTCAATTGGGTCGTAGCAGGTGTTCATCCAACGATGATGGGAATGGGTCCTGTTCCAGCTATTCAAAAATTACTTCAAAAGACGAATGTGTCATTAGCAGACATCGACTTAGTTGAAATAAATGAAGCATTTGCAGCTCAAATACTTGCATGTAATAAAGAGTTAAACATTGATATGGACAAATTAAATGTCAATGGAGGCGCAATTGCGCATGGTCACCCGATTGCAGCAACGGGATCGATGCTTATCACTAAACTTTGCTATGAAATGCAAAGAAGTGGAGCCAAAAACGGAATTGTAAGCGCTTGCGTTGGAGGAGGGCAAGGTATTGCACTTTTATTAGAGTCTATGTAA
- the ccpA gene encoding catabolite control protein A produces MNTTIYDVAREAGVSMATVSRVVNGNPNVKPTTRKKVLEAIERLGYRPNAVARGLASKRTTTVGVIIPDISSIFFSELARGIEDIATMYKYNIILCNSDQNKDKEIHLINTLLEKQVDGIVFMGGEITDEHAEQFKRSPVPIVLAATLDSEKSFPSVNIDYTKAAEDVIQYLIDKGHERIGMLSGSLEDPINGYQKFAGYRSALEKNNIEFDEDLIVIGDYSYDSGIEAMDSFVEVSKKPTAIFASNDEMALGVIHGIQDKGLNVPGDYEVVGFDNTRLATMVRPTLSTVVQPLYDIGAVSMRLLTKLMNKEEVSESTVTLPHRIESRDSTK; encoded by the coding sequence ATGAATACAACAATTTATGATGTAGCACGAGAAGCAGGGGTTTCAATGGCAACTGTATCAAGAGTTGTGAACGGAAATCCGAACGTTAAACCAACAACACGGAAAAAAGTATTAGAAGCCATTGAACGCTTAGGCTATCGTCCAAATGCTGTGGCAAGAGGGCTTGCTAGCAAACGAACAACAACGGTCGGTGTGATTATACCTGATATATCAAGTATCTTTTTCTCAGAGCTTGCTCGAGGAATTGAAGATATTGCAACAATGTACAAATATAACATCATCTTGTGTAACTCGGATCAAAATAAAGATAAAGAGATTCACTTGATTAACACCCTTTTAGAGAAGCAAGTTGATGGAATTGTTTTCATGGGTGGCGAAATTACAGACGAGCATGCGGAGCAATTTAAACGCTCGCCTGTTCCGATTGTGCTAGCTGCCACATTAGATAGCGAGAAATCGTTCCCTTCTGTCAATATTGATTATACAAAAGCAGCTGAAGATGTCATTCAATATTTAATCGATAAAGGGCATGAGCGTATCGGCATGCTAAGCGGTTCTTTAGAAGATCCGATTAATGGCTATCAGAAATTTGCGGGTTATCGAAGTGCGCTCGAAAAGAATAACATTGAATTTGATGAAGATTTAATTGTCATTGGTGATTATTCGTATGACTCTGGGATTGAAGCAATGGATTCATTTGTAGAAGTAAGCAAAAAGCCGACTGCTATCTTTGCATCGAATGACGAAATGGCTCTTGGTGTCATTCATGGAATTCAAGATAAAGGCTTAAACGTACCTGGTGATTACGAGGTTGTTGGCTTTGACAATACGAGACTTGCGACAATGGTTCGACCAACTCTTTCAACCGTTGTACAACCGCTATACGATATTGGTGCCGTTTCGATGCGTCTCTTAACGAAATTAATGAATAAAGAAGAAGTATCTGAGTCCACTGTTACGTTGCCTCACCGAATTGAAAGCAGAGATTCAACGAAATAA
- a CDS encoding bifunctional 3-deoxy-7-phosphoheptulonate synthase/chorismate mutase, with translation MSHEQLDGLRDQLDKVNLDLLEQINKRAQLVKEIGEVKRQQGIARFDPVRERKMLDHIAEHNSGPFETTTLQHLFKQIFKASLELQEEDNSKALLVSRKRHPDNTTVTVKGETIGDGKQRFVFGPCAVESYEQVLAVAKEMKKRGQRLLRGGAFKPRTSPYDFQGLGLDGLKILKRVADELDMAVVSEIVTPKDIEVALDYVDVIQIGARNMQNFELLKTAGSVKKPVLLKRGLSATIEEFIHAAEYVVSKGNDQIMLCERGIRTYEKATRNTLDISAVPILKQETHLPVMVDVTHSTGRKDLLLPTAKAALAIGADAVMAEVHPDPAVALSDSAQQMNFDEFHSFMNDLESSGLIKQAVNQA, from the coding sequence ATGAGTCACGAACAGTTAGACGGCTTAAGAGATCAATTAGACAAAGTAAACTTGGACTTGTTAGAACAAATCAACAAGCGAGCGCAGTTAGTAAAAGAAATTGGGGAAGTAAAAAGACAGCAAGGGATTGCGCGATTCGATCCGGTGCGAGAGCGAAAAATGCTCGACCATATTGCTGAACATAATAGTGGACCGTTTGAAACAACAACGCTTCAGCACTTATTTAAACAAATTTTTAAAGCGAGTCTAGAACTTCAAGAAGAAGACAATAGTAAAGCGCTTCTTGTATCAAGAAAAAGGCATCCTGATAACACGACCGTTACTGTAAAAGGTGAGACGATAGGAGATGGCAAGCAGCGTTTCGTATTTGGTCCTTGTGCAGTTGAAAGTTACGAACAAGTTTTAGCTGTTGCAAAAGAAATGAAGAAGCGCGGTCAACGACTCCTTCGAGGCGGGGCATTTAAACCGAGAACGTCTCCTTATGATTTCCAAGGTCTTGGTCTCGACGGATTAAAGATCTTAAAGCGTGTAGCAGATGAACTTGATATGGCAGTAGTCAGTGAGATTGTGACACCGAAAGATATTGAAGTAGCACTCGATTACGTAGATGTCATTCAAATTGGTGCACGTAATATGCAGAACTTCGAATTATTAAAAACTGCTGGATCTGTGAAAAAGCCGGTTCTATTGAAACGAGGTTTATCAGCTACCATTGAAGAATTTATTCATGCTGCTGAATATGTTGTTTCAAAAGGGAACGACCAAATCATGCTTTGTGAAAGAGGTATTCGAACGTACGAAAAAGCGACTCGAAATACACTCGATATTTCGGCAGTACCAATTTTAAAACAAGAAACACATTTACCTGTTATGGTTGATGTTACCCACTCTACAGGAAGAAAAGACTTACTCCTTCCAACTGCAAAAGCAGCACTGGCTATTGGTGCAGATGCAGTGATGGCAGAAGTACATCCAGACCCTGCGGTGGCGCTATCTGATTCTGCACAGCAAATGAATTTTGACGAATTCCATTCATTTATGAATGATCTTGAATCGTCTGGTTTAATTAAACAAGCAGTCAATCAAGCCTAA
- a CDS encoding YtxH domain-containing protein: MGDMNTKDFLIGTLVGGIVGATTALFLAPKSGKELRSDISEQAYNAKEKTAQLTNDVYEKGNEWADLAKEKSTNIAKTVSDQSQQVVDKVKDLSSSAKDEAENQMEEAKSLAKDLKEDAEEAGKNISETVKSEVNDAEKKAKSSAKK, translated from the coding sequence ATGGGAGATATGAATACGAAAGATTTTTTAATTGGTACACTAGTAGGTGGAATCGTTGGAGCGACAACAGCTCTTTTTCTAGCACCAAAATCAGGTAAAGAATTACGTAGCGATATTAGTGAGCAAGCTTATAACGCAAAAGAAAAAACGGCTCAACTAACAAACGACGTTTATGAAAAAGGAAATGAATGGGCAGATCTTGCAAAAGAAAAGTCTACAAACATAGCAAAAACGGTTTCTGATCAATCCCAACAAGTGGTTGATAAAGTGAAGGATTTAAGTTCTTCTGCAAAAGACGAAGCTGAGAATCAAATGGAAGAAGCGAAAAGCTTAGCAAAAGATTTAAAAGAAGATGCTGAAGAAGCCGGAAAAAATATTTCTGAAACGGTAAAAAGCGAAGTAAATGACGCTGAGAAAAAAGCAAAATCATCAGCTAAGAAATAA
- a CDS encoding DUF948 domain-containing protein, with translation MEALLYISVFIIAVAIALFVIYVIKTLKSTTKTLEQTSATIKSLEGQMKGITAESEALLQKTNALADDVQRKSDSLQVLFDSSKDLGESLKTINHSVRQVTTKVNAETSRNAETVSQAVQWGQAVLDFYTKFKQRKQQLEQNQSKEEF, from the coding sequence GTGGAAGCTTTGTTATACATAAGTGTCTTTATTATAGCTGTAGCGATTGCACTTTTTGTTATTTACGTAATAAAAACACTAAAATCAACAACAAAGACATTAGAGCAAACATCTGCAACGATTAAATCGTTGGAAGGTCAGATGAAAGGCATTACAGCTGAATCAGAAGCTTTGCTTCAAAAAACAAATGCTTTAGCTGACGATGTGCAGCGTAAATCAGATTCACTACAGGTGTTATTTGATTCATCGAAAGACTTGGGAGAATCATTAAAAACCATTAATCATTCGGTGAGACAAGTAACGACAAAAGTGAATGCCGAAACCAGTCGAAATGCTGAAACAGTTTCGCAAGCCGTTCAATGGGGCCAAGCTGTTTTAGATTTCTATACAAAGTTTAAGCAACGAAAACAACAATTAGAACAAAATCAGTCCAAGGAGGAGTTTTAA
- the murC gene encoding UDP-N-acetylmuramate--L-alanine ligase — protein MTTYHFTGIKGSGMSALAQILDDMKEDVQGSDITEAIFTQKPLEKKGIPLLPFSADNIKEQQHVIMSAAYGENHEEIVRARELGLKVDVYPEFLGSFISQFTSVAITGSHGKTSTTGLLAHVIGSIKPTSYLIGDGTGKGTTDSDYFVFEACEYRRHFLNYSPDYCIMTNIDFDHPDYFKSVDDVISAFEEMARQVKKAIIACGDDQHLQELKANVPILYYGLNEDNDFQARDVKSTSEGTSFDAYIRGDRYGTFLIPGYGDHNVKNALAIITLCHYEGLQYEDVAKHLKSFAGVKRRFSEKVFGSQILIDDYAHHPTEIAATIEATKKKYKDRKVTAIFQPHTFTRTKAFLQEFADALSQADTVYLCDIFGSAREDQGSLTIEQLQQLIDGSHLMHESKIEQLQVHEHEVLLFMGAGDIQKYQKAYEISQKKSS, from the coding sequence GTGACAACCTACCATTTTACCGGAATTAAAGGCTCTGGTATGAGTGCGTTAGCGCAAATATTAGATGATATGAAAGAAGACGTTCAAGGTTCAGATATTACAGAAGCCATTTTCACTCAAAAACCTCTTGAGAAAAAAGGCATTCCGCTTCTTCCTTTTTCTGCGGATAATATTAAAGAACAGCAGCATGTCATTATGTCCGCTGCGTATGGAGAAAACCATGAAGAGATTGTTCGTGCACGAGAACTTGGTTTAAAAGTAGACGTGTACCCAGAATTTTTAGGGTCGTTTATTTCTCAATTTACAAGCGTAGCGATTACAGGATCTCATGGAAAAACATCTACAACCGGTTTACTTGCTCACGTCATCGGCTCAATTAAGCCAACCTCTTATTTGATTGGAGATGGCACAGGGAAAGGTACGACTGATTCCGACTACTTTGTATTCGAAGCGTGTGAATATCGTCGTCATTTCTTAAACTATTCGCCTGACTACTGCATTATGACGAACATTGATTTTGACCATCCAGATTATTTTAAAAGCGTGGATGATGTCATTTCTGCGTTTGAAGAAATGGCTCGACAAGTTAAAAAAGCGATCATTGCATGTGGAGACGACCAGCATTTGCAGGAGCTTAAAGCCAATGTACCAATTCTTTATTATGGCTTAAATGAAGATAATGATTTCCAAGCGCGAGACGTGAAAAGCACGTCAGAAGGAACATCTTTTGATGCGTACATCCGTGGAGATCGATACGGAACCTTTTTAATTCCAGGTTATGGCGACCACAACGTAAAAAATGCACTTGCGATCATTACGTTGTGTCATTATGAAGGCTTACAGTATGAAGATGTTGCGAAGCATTTAAAATCATTTGCAGGTGTAAAAAGACGCTTCAGTGAAAAAGTATTCGGCTCGCAAATTTTAATTGATGACTATGCCCATCACCCGACTGAAATTGCGGCAACCATTGAAGCAACAAAAAAGAAATACAAAGACCGTAAAGTAACGGCGATCTTTCAGCCACATACATTTACTCGTACAAAAGCGTTCTTACAAGAGTTCGCTGATGCGCTAAGTCAAGCCGATACGGTTTACCTCTGTGACATTTTTGGATCTGCAAGAGAAGATCAAGGCTCTCTAACCATTGAGCAATTACAACAATTAATTGATGGAAGTCACTTAATGCACGAATCAAAAATAGAACAATTACAGGTCCATGAGCACGAAGTATTACTGTTTATGGGGGCTGGGGATATCCAAAAATATCAAAAAGCCTATGAAATAAGTCAGAAAAAAAGTAGCTAA